The region CACATTTACTGAATGAAACTGATTCTACCCTATATGGCAACCACTTCCTAGTCAGTATCTCCTCATGGAAAGTAAATTTTTTAGAGATGAGGCTCTTCCCTTTTCATGCATGTCACACTGTCATATTCCCCTCTGAACTTACTTCCTTGATTCTCAGCCTTCTCATGGCTGACTTAACCTCCTTATTCCTCAAGGTGTAGATCATAGGATTCAACATGGGTGTGACGCTGTTGTACAGGACAGAGACGAGCTTGTCTACTGAGAAGGTGGAGAAAGGTCTGGCATAGATGAAGATGCAGGGCCCAAAGAACAAGGTCACCACGGTGAGGTGGGAAGCGCAGACACTGAGGACTTTGTGCCATCCTTCAGGGGAACGGATCTTCACCAGGATGGTGGTGTAGGAAGTCACCAAGATGATGAAGCAAGTGGTGGAGATAAGGCCACTGTTGAAGACCATGAGGAGCTCTATGACATAGGTGTCAGTGCAGGCCAACTTAATGACCGGTGGGACATCACAGAAGAAGTTGTCCACCTGGTTTGGCCCACAGAATGGCAGTCTTAAGGTGAGGACAGTCTGGACTGTGGCATGgatgaagcctccagtccaagaaGCTGCCACCAGCCAGCTGCAGATGCTCCTGTTCATGATACTGGGATAGTGCAGAGGCTTGCAAATGGCCACATACCTGTCATAGGCCATGATACTAAGGAGGAACATCTCAGCAGCAAGGACCACGTGGATGAAAAACAGCTGAGCCATGCAGGCATCAAAGGAGATGTTCCTCTTCACAGCCAAGAGGTCCATCAGCATCTTGGGGGCAGTGACACTGGAGGTGCAGATATCTAGGAAGGAGAGGTTTCCCAGCAGAAAGTACATGGGCGTACGTAGCCGAGAGTCAGACATTACTGTCACTATGATGAGGGTGTTTCCTACCAGTGTGGTTGAATAGACCAGCAGGAAGATGACAAAAAGGGTGATTTGGGACTGCCACGTTGGAGAAATAGCTGCCAACAGGAACTCACTGACCCTTGTTTGGTTTCCTTTCAGACTCCCCATTTTTCCTGTAAAGGTGAAATACACATCCCAGATAACATAACAGCCTCCTTGGCCTCCATGTACAGTAAATGTAGGCATCATAAATCATTGGGCCCATAGCAACAGGATGAAATTCAACAGAGACAAATATGAGGTTCTGTCCGTGAGTACAAAAGAAGAGGCACAAGCAGAGAAACAGGAGCACccaagataaaaagagacctgcatcctggtgccctctcttgcatctggcattctcacacagcctacttctaaaaccaggaagttaggTACACCCATCatcataacctgtgatggacttttcctccacagatctgtccaattcccttttcaaggtatgcatctaggccaggtgccctcaccacatcctgtggcaaggaggatgAGGGATGAAATGGACACGGGGACCAGAGGGCTGGTCCAGAGGGCTCAAGTATTATGGCAATGACAGTTTTTAGTAGATGATTTACTGCAGTGTTTTCAACCTTTTAtgcaccacaaaaaaaaaaaaaaatgaatgaatgaatgaatgaatgaatgaatgaatgaatgaatggactggggacccactgctgtTATAATGTCTTTAAGCAGCTTCAAACCTTCcaaaaacaatttaaacattCTTTTCCTTGCAGCTTCTTTTTGAtaattcccctcccctttttgagAAATGGAATCTTCTGGAATTAAACGCACAATGCGTTAACACATTATGGAGAGGGAGGTAGAACATGCCACATGGGAGATGCTGTTTTGGGTGGAACACAGTATTTTTCTCATAATGGTTTGTTCCTTCTGGAGGTGAATGTGTGGCTGGGTCAGAGTGCAAGTGTGCAAATTCATTATCAAAATAATAATGGTCTCAGTAATGAAGGATGAGCAGTAGGATGAATTATGCCTGGTTAGAAGGATAGTGTGAGGCTTCTCTTAAGGACCATCAAACAACAGCatgaacttctttttaaaaaggtgcaATTTTTGAGGACCAAACTGGAGATAgcagaacaggaaggaaaaaTGGGACATACTGGGAAGTTTGGGTTCTTATGGATTGCACACACACCAAAAAGAAATGTGATCTGGCTGCAGTCTTAAGAATGGAGCAGTCTAGAAATACAAACAAATATAATGAGCAAAACTGTAGCATATGTCTTTAAGTTAAGGAAGTACAACAAGCAATTTAACACCAACATCAGGATCAATGTGCCCAGACACAGGATGACTTAAAAATGAAATGTCATTGAATTAGAAGTGGATACAACATTTGGAGGTGTAGGATATTCAACCAGCATGTGCTTTGTTAGGAAATGGATTTGTTCTTAAATTTTACAGtggattatttttctttaaatggcTCCCATTTCTGTTCATCCAAAGTCACATCAACAGGACTACGTAAACTTCCACCACAGAATAATTTTTCGCAACAGGCACAATGGAAAtggaagcccccccccacacaataTTAATGCTCAGTGTGTATCTTATTAAAAGTGCTACACGAGAATGAGTGGCATTACCCCAATGTTATTTGAAGGAGATCATTTGAagccagggacatgcagtgggtggggtggggggggcagatgaggcagagcctccccattggaGTCCATCAAAAAGTGCCGCTACTGTGTGAGGTGCATGAGCACTCACAATCCATGTGCAAAAGCCATGTGGATTCTGCAGAAGCGTGTGGATTGTGAATGCTTGCACACCTGACGGGGCGCTTTTCAAAGGCCTCTGGTGGGGTGGCTCTGCCTCTATGAAGaacacatgggttgtgagtgcagAGCGCATGGGTTGAGTGCTTGAGCGCCTCGCAGTGGCGCTTTTTGGTtaggaagctctgcctcacctgcctccccatccacctgtCCCTGTTCTAAGCCTACTCATCTTTGGATACGGGTCCAGGGGCAGGATTCAGACCAACTGGCATTTGGCTCACTTCAGACTGGCTGCTCGCGGACTTAGTCCTGCTTGGGAatcctgcagtgtgcaagagcccaatcctctgcatgtctgctcagagctaaaccccattatagtcaatggggcttactcccaggaaagtgtggctaggatgcaGACTCAGAGCGCAttcctctgcgtgtctactcagaaggaagctccactatagtcaatgggacttactcccaggaaaatgtggataggattgtcgcctgagagcgcaatcctatgcacgtctactcagaagtaagccccattatagtcagtggggcttactcccaggaaagtgtggctaggaggcagcctcagagcgcaTTCCtctgcgtatctactcagaagtaagctccagtatagtcaatggggcttacgcccaggtaagtgtggctcgGAGAGCAGGGCGCGTGTgggtgcagggactggagggACCGGAAGGTCTCTGCCCCGCGCCGCTGCAGTGGACGGAGGAGGCGCAGCTCCGCTTGAAGCGGGCGCAACGCAGAGGCGCCCCCGCCGAGCCGCGCGTGGCTCCCCGGGATCGCCGGCCAGTTGAAGCAGGTCCGCCTCGCGCCCCGGCCGGTTCGAGCCTCGGCCCCGCGGGCACAGCAGAAGGGCCACTCCGCGGGGCGGGGCGCGCCCCCCGACTCTGAGCCCACCTCTGCGCCCGCGCCCCGGACGCGTGCCGGGGGCGGCCCGGCCGGTCCTCGACGCCCCGGACAGGTGACAGGACGACCCCTCCCTGCCACGGGCGCTGGAAAAGACCCCCGGGACTGCACCGTCCGCCCGGGCCAGcctttcttcatcatcatcatcatcatcataatcatcttAATCAACACCACCATCATCTATTtattaccatcatcatcatcatcaccccccaccaccatcatcttcattatctatttatttatcatcatcatcatcaccaccaccaccaccaccaccaccaccatctatttatttatttaatagatgAATAGTTATTAATTAATAGatgataaataaatgattaatccCCCCcaccacatctctctctctctctctctctctctctctctcagcgtATTTGTTTCATCAGCCCTGCCAGGCTTTCCTTTTCTCTACTTACTTCGGTGTTCCAGAGGATCCGTGTTCCCAGTCAATCACTTCTTGAATGAGGAGCGGTGTGGCTTGATGACTTTGTATCCTCTTTCCCTAGTATAATGAAGCCAGCAAGAGCAATGAAAAAACTCTGCTGAGTTTATGTCTTTGGATCTTGACAAGGCAAACTGGCACTATGGACATCTTGGTTGCAGAGGGAGTTTCTTTGCAAAGTTACTGCTCTGAGATCCCCCCTGGAGTTCAGAGCTCTAAACTTGGAGAACTTACTACCAGAAGCAAAGCCAGCTCCACCTCTGCATCATCCGTAGTTAGTTTGCAGTAACAAAAACCAAAAGAGTGGACTACAGGACTGAGCAAAGTTTTCATGTAtcaggtgtgcaccgcttaacaacctttcCTTTAACAATGGACCGCAAATATGGCTGtcgtcaaagcacagtaaagatgctttTAATGTGGCAATTCTGTCTCCCATAGCCtccagcagagtgcctgtttacataacagagaagctcttaatgcaaaggtgaagcaatctgtctccagtagcctgtgcagccagctagtgtctggcaggcagtgtttgttaacacaacaaaggcactagattggcctgaatgttcacttagtgacctaatcacataacaagagggataggagaacgtatcccctgTTAACATattaagtggcgcacaactgtaatttttttgctgaaaagtgagaGCTTCATGGGGGGAGCTTTCATGACACGGGTCCCCTCACCTTTTTTGTCACTGTCACCTCTTTCTGTGATCTggtcagggacatgcagtgggtagggagtcagtgaggcagagcctccccaacagagtccttcgaaaagccccgcttcatgtgaggtgtgcaagcacacacaacccacatggtgcttttcgaaggactctggtggagaggctctgtctcacctgcctttCAACCCACCGCACCTCCCTGGATCTGGGTAGTTGTTGCCTGACAacccttttatttcttttatttgcatGACACATTTGAGTACATGTGTAGGTGGCACTGAGTGCCTGAGAGGAAAGCAGAACCCGAACCAGTAACGggtctt is a window of Tiliqua scincoides isolate rTilSci1 chromosome 5, rTilSci1.hap2, whole genome shotgun sequence DNA encoding:
- the LOC136653837 gene encoding olfactory receptor 4Q2-like, which translates into the protein MGSLKGNQTRVSEFLLAAISPTWQSQITLFVIFLLVYSTTLVGNTLIIVTVMSDSRLRTPMYFLLGNLSFLDICTSSVTAPKMLMDLLAVKRNISFDACMAQLFFIHVVLAAEMFLLSIMAYDRYVAICKPLHYPSIMNRSICSWLVAASWTGGFIHATVQTVLTLRLPFCGPNQVDNFFCDVPPVIKLACTDTYVIELLMVFNSGLISTTCFIILVTSYTTILVKIRSPEGWHKVLSVCASHLTVVTLFFGPCIFIYARPFSTFSVDKLVSVLYNSVTPMLNPMIYTLRNKEVKSAMRRLRIKEVSSEGNMTV